The genomic window GTAATCCGAAAGAAGCGGGTATGATGAGCGGTTCGGTGTCTGTGATTTTGATGCCGTTCCGGTATTTGATGATCACCGGCTTTATTGTATTGGGACTGTTGTATTTTGACAAGCTGAACCTGTTGATCGGCGGTCGGATTGATTTTGAACAGATTTTGCCGTCTGCTATGGCGCAGTTTATACCGGTCGGTTTTCTGGGGCTGCTGTTAGCGGGACTCACAGCTGCATTTGTGTCCACTTTTTCCGGCACTTTGAATGCCGGACAGGCGTATCTGGTCAATGATATTTTCCTGCGTTATATCAATCCCAAAGCCAAAGGCAAACATATTGCCCGCGTCAGCCAGTTCATCGGTCTGGGACTGGTGATTATCAGTATGATTTTGGGTGTTTTCACCCAGAACATCGACAGTGTGCTGAAATGGATCGTATCCGGTCTGTTCGGCAGTTATGTGGCTTCGAATGTGCTGAAATGGTACTGGTGGCGGTTTAACGGATACGGGTATTTCTGGGGTATGGTCGGCGGACTGGTACCGGCGCTGATTTTCGCCAAATTCATTCCCAGCGGCAGTCAGATTTATTATTTCCCGATCACGCTGGCGATCGCCCTGACCAGCTGTATCATTGCAACGCTGATAACCCCGCCATCTGATAAAGAGGTTTTGAAGGATTTTTATAAAAAGGTAAGGCCCTGGGGATTCTGGAAACCCATTCATGAAAAGGTGGTGGCCGAGGATCCGTCCTTTGTCAATGACAGTGTGTTCAGCCGCGATATGATCAATGTGGTGGTCGGAACCATCTGGCAGACGGCGCTGGTGGCGATTGCCATTTATATTGTGACGTTGAAATTCTTTGCAGCCGGTGTCTGCGCGCTGATTATCGCCGCAACCAGCCTCTTTTTGAAAAAGAACTGGTACGACAAAATCCAGGGCGACGGATATTAAAATGTTGATTTAGATCGGATCGTTACCAACCGGATTCTGTGATGGCTGCAGAATCCGGTTGCTTTTATCCTGCAGCTGTAAATTCTGATTTATC from candidate division KSB1 bacterium includes these protein-coding regions:
- a CDS encoding sodium:solute symporter family protein gives rise to the protein MKLQTIDLIIIALYMIAITAIGFMMKKRAEQGEKEYLLGGNRLPWYLLGLSNASGMLDISGTMWLVTIGFIYGLKSIWIPWLWPVFNQIFLMIFLSKWLRRSGATTGAEWLRTRFGDRRDTSWSHMIVVVFALISCLGFLAYGFIGLGKFIMIFVPWDTVAGFFGFNPGIVPPQFVPHVYGVIFTLAATVYCLLGGMAGIVWADLIQYTIITLSSIVVAIIAMTKLAEVGQLNVPDGWFNPFFGWRLGLDWNNIIPQVNRVIDNDGYELFSIFMMMLLFKGILVSMAGPAPNYDMQKVLSTRNPKEAGMMSGSVSVILMPFRYLMITGFIVLGLLYFDKLNLLIGGRIDFEQILPSAMAQFIPVGFLGLLLAGLTAAFVSTFSGTLNAGQAYLVNDIFLRYINPKAKGKHIARVSQFIGLGLVIISMILGVFTQNIDSVLKWIVSGLFGSYVASNVLKWYWWRFNGYGYFWGMVGGLVPALIFAKFIPSGSQIYYFPITLAIALTSCIIATLITPPSDKEVLKDFYKKVRPWGFWKPIHEKVVAEDPSFVNDSVFSRDMINVVVGTIWQTALVAIAIYIVTLKFFAAGVCALIIAATSLFLKKNWYDKIQGDGY